Sequence from the Chlamydiales bacterium genome:
TAGCAAGGCCATTTGGATGCTTTGGATGTGTCGAGCGCAAAAACAAAGCTGCAGAGTTGACAGCTCCACAAGAGACCACAAATAAAGGCGCTGTATACTTTTCTATCTTGTTATTTCGAAGTACTTCTACTTCCTTAATAGTCGATCCTGTAGCGTCGGGAATAAGCTTTTGTACCTTTGCAGATGTAATCAAAGTAACATTTCCCGTTGCCAAAGCAGGACGAATGCAACTGATATGAGCATCAGACTTGGCATCTACAAGGCATGCAAAGCCATCACACGTATCACAGCGAATACAAGCACTTTTTTCAGTATCTTGTTCATTTAGGCGAAGGCCCAAAGGAAGATGAAAGGGATTTAATTTAAGAGCTTTCAATTTATCCGCAATTTTTTGAATATAGGGCTCATGAGAGATCGCGGCATAAGGATAGGGAGAGCCTTCTTCTGGTTCAAGAGGATCTTCTCCTCTAAGTCCATGAACCGTGTAGAGCTTTTCTGCTTCTAAATAGTAGGGCTTAAATGTATCATACTTCAATGGCCATGCAGGAGATACACCGCCGTAGTGCTTAACTTCTTCAAAGTCATTCCTTCTAAGACGCAAAAGCGCAGCTCCATACATCTTCGTATTACCACCCACATAATAATTCATGCCAGGAGAAAACGCTTTTCCCTCTTTATCATACCAATGCTCTTTGGTGTGATAGCGATTTTCTAAGAAAACGGCTCTTGGCTCCCAGTTCTCTTTTTCACGTCGCAAATACTCCCCTCTTTCAAGAATCAAGACTTTTTTTCCAGACTTTGAGAGTGCATGGGCAAGTGTTCCGCCACCAGCGCCGCTTCCTATAATGATCACATCATACTTTTCCATGAAAACCTACCATTCGATTACAACTTTAATTTCATCTGCAGAGTGGTGCGAGAGCGCATTTGCAAATTGCTGATAAGGATATTTTTGTGTGATGAGCTTATCAACCACACCTGGCCATTTTTTTGATGCCGTCTCTAAATCCTCTATTCCTTTTTGAAAATGATGAATGCTTTCGTTGACACTTCCTACCATCACTTGATTTTTTAATACAAGCTTGCGCATAAGATCTGCACCGTCTACATTAATTAAACGTTGATCTCCAGGAACCCCTGTAAGTACAAAAACACCGTTGATACCCAGCATCTCCAAGAGATCAAAGTCTAATTTTGCAATGCCAGCACCATCTAAGATTAAATCGATATGATGATGATCCTTTTGAAAGGCAATGGGGTCTACTTGCTTGTCATTATAATATGTGCCACCAATTGCTTGTAAGATTTTCACTCTTGGGCTATTTGTGTCAACGACGTCGAGACCAAGAACTGTAGCTCCTCTTAGGGCAAGAGTAATAGCTGCAAGTAAGCCAATGGGCCCAAGTCCTGCGACAAGCACTTTTTTACCATTAAGCCACTTTGTTTTGTCTTTAATATAAGGAAGACGAGCAGCCTGAATGATACATGCCTCTTCAATAGCTTTTTGCACAACGGACATAGGCTCTGCAAGAACGCCGATATTTTGAATTTGAGGAGATGCTTTGATTGCATACATCTCTTGGTCAACAACAAATTCAGATTGAAATCCATGTCTTCCTTTAATCCCCCTTTCCGTGTAATTACCTGTTGTACACATATCTGATCTAAAACTTAAACAAGCAGGGCATTGATCGCATCCTCTTCGAACGGTGATGATAACAAAATCATCTACCTTAAAGTTTTTTACTTGGGCGCCAATTTCGACAACCTTGCCAAACATCTCATGGCCGATAATTAATTTTTTCTCTCCAGGAGGTGCATCCGCTCTACCACCAGAAGCTTCCTCTCTATCTGTTCCACAGATCCCTACTTTTAATATTTTGACTTTGAGCTCATCTGGTTTTTGAATCATAGGCTCTGGAACATCAACAATTGAAAGGTCTTTTGTTCCTGGAAGTAAGGCTATTGCTTTCATAAAAAATCCTGATTTTTTTTGACATGTATAAAGGTGAGTGATACAAAATGGTTCATACGAAGTCAATAAAAAAATTAAGGTTTATAAATTATGGTAAGCGAAGAGTCAAAACGGCTAAATGAACTCTCTAAAGATCGCGTATGCCCTTGGAGAAAGTGGGGACCTTATCTTTCTGAGCGGGCCTGGGCAAGTGTAAGAGAAGACTATAGCGCAGATGGCAATGCATGGCTCTATTCAACACATGATATGGCGCGCTCAAAAGCCTTTCGTTGGGGAGATGATGGCATTGCAGGCTTTTGCGACTACTATCAAAAACTTATTTTTTCTATTGCATTTTGGAATGGAAAAGATCCCATACTTAAAGAGCGCCTTTTTGGTCTAACCCCATTAGAAGGCAATCATGGCGAAGATGTCAAAGAATATTACTACTATTTAGATGCAACACCGACACACTCTTACATGAAATACCTCTATAAATATCCACAAGAAGAATTTCCCTACGATAAACTCGTACAAGAGAATAAAAAAAGAGGACTAAATGATCGAGAATATGAACTTGTCGACACTAAAATTTTTGATAATAACAAGTACTTTGATTGTTTCATAGAATATGCAAAGCAAGATCCTGAAGATCTCTGCATTCGTATTGAAATTGTCAATGCAGGTAAAGATGCTGCCACAATTCATGTTGTCCCTCAGCTCTGGTTTAGAAATACATGGACTTGGTCACAAGGTACCTGTCAAGCACCTAAAATTTCGGAAATCTCAAATCATCAAGATTACATTACACTCTTTGCAGATGCCTCTTTAGTGCAAACTCCAAAAGATCTCTCCTTTGAATATGCACTCCCCTCTTTCTATCTCTTTGCAGACCCCTCTGCAAAGACGCTATTTACTGAAAATGAAACAAATAATCAACGTCTATGGAATGCTCCTAACCAAAGGCCTTACGTAAAAGATGGATTTCACGAGCATATCATCCACAATAAACCTTCTATTAACCCAGAGAAAATAGGCTCAAAAGCAGGACTACACTATCAAGGAATCGAAATTCCGGGTGGAAAATCTCATGTAATTCGTCTTAGGTTAACATCTAAATTAATTGAAAACCCGCTAAAAGATATCGATACTATTATTAAAACAAAAAAAGAGGATGCAGATGCATTTTACGCCTCCATACAACCAAAAAATACATCTCAAGATGACTTAGACATACAACGCCAAGCAATCTCTGGAATGATTTGGAGTAAACAGTTTTATTTTTATGATGTCGATGAATGGCTAAAAGGAGATTTTCCACAAAATCCTCCCCCCGAAAATAGAGGTATGATTCGTAATGGTCACTGGACACATCTCAATATCTTAAGCGTTCTTTCTATGCCAGATAAGTGGGAATACCCCTGGTTTGCAGCTTGGGACTTAGCCTTCCACACCGTAACATTTTCTCTTGTAGACTTGGTTCTTGCAAAACAGCAACTCGAACTTCTCTTTACCTACCACATGCAACACCCCAACGGGCAAGTTCCAGCTTACGAGTGGGGATTTTCTGATCTCAACCCACCTGTACATGCTTGGGCTCTTTGGGAGCTCTTTCAAAAAGGAAAAAAGAATAATGATACGGAAAATCTTTTATTCTTAAAAAATGGCTTTATGGCGCTTGTGCGCAACTTTAGCTGGTGGATAAATAAAGTGGACAGCTCTGGAAACAACTTCTTTGAAGGAGGCTTTTTAGGACTCGACAACATTTCCGTTGTCGATCGAAGTAGGCCCCTTCCCAATGGAGGTCACTTTGAACAGTCTGACGGCACAGGCTGGATGGGATTTTTTGCATTAAAGATGATGAGAATCTCACTAGAGCTTGCAAAACACTATCCAGGCTTTGAAGAGCTTGCAGTGCATTATCTTGAACACTTTATGTATATCTCTGCAGCTATGGAGTCGACTAAACAGCGATCCATTCACCTTTGGAACGAAGAGGATGGATTTTTCTATGATGTAATTTCTTACCCAAATGATGGCCATGTTCAACTAAAAATTCGCTCATTTGTAGGTATTGTTCCTTTCTTTGCTATCGACTTCTTTGAAGAAGAAGAGCTCAAGCAATTTCCTAAATTTTATGAGAGCTTTACCTTCTTTTTTAAAATCAATCCAGAGCGCATGGAAAAGTGCACAATAAAGATAGAAAAAGAAGGGAAAAACTTCTACTTGTTTTCTATGATGCAGATCTCTCAGATGAAAAGGCTTTTAACCTATGTTTGGAATCCCAATGAATTTCGCTCAGAATATGGCCTTAGAAGCCTTTCAAAATACCATGAAAATCATCCTATAGATTTTCAAGGCTCTCGAGTGGGCTATGAGCCAGGAGAATCCTTAGAAAGAATCAAAGGAGGAAATTCCAACTGGCGAGGCCCTATCTGGTTTCCAACCAATTACCTCTTTTTAGATGCGCTAAAAACACTTGCATCTATTGCTAATGATTCCTTTCAAGTTACAGTACCTGGTGAAGCTCCCATCACCCTACAAGAGATGGCGATCTCTCTTAAAAATAGGCTCATCTCTCTTTTTAGAAAAGATGCAAAAGATGTGCGCCCCATCCATCAAGGCATGCACTTTTATCAAGATGATGCTCGCTGGAAAGAGCTACTTCTATTTTATGAGCATTACCATGCAGACAATGGCAGAGGCCTTGGCGCCTCTCACCAAACGGGTTGGAGTGGCCTTGTTGCTAACCTCATCGACGATCATTAAAGAGAAGGATTGCTTGAACTTAAACTTGCTTTTGTTTTCTCAAGAAGCCCTCTTGCCCTATTTTCAGCTATTTGCACTCTACCCTTAAACAATCCTAATAATTCATCGCTAGCATTGTTGAACTTTACTGTTCCAAAACAGTCACAAATCAACGAACCTCCAGAATTCTTGGCTGTTGTAAGCGAATAATAGATAATAGATGGGTTAATTTCTATGCTTCCAGGCACTCCAGGCCGTGAAATCACTGCCCTAGTACTCACAATTATATTGGAGGCTCTATTATTTTTATCATAGAGAGCTGTTCTAAATTGACATCCTATCTTTTCATCATCTACACGTCTAACACTCTTACCAACTTCTGGTTTACTCTCTTTGTACCGTTGAAACTCTACCTCCAAATCCTTTCCAAATATGTCCCTTAACCTACCTACAAATTCCCCTAAGTGCTCTTGTAACTTAGAGAGCATATTTTCTCTCTGAGCTTCTTGTTCCTCTGGCGAAAGACAAAAATACCCCGCAGGTTGTTCTATTGAAAAACGATGGAAATTTGCGGTTTTAGTTGCTTGCTCTTGTAATTCTTTTGTTTCTTTTTCAGCTTTCTCTATTATTCTACTAAACGTTGTAGCGATCTCTTGTTGATGTGTTGGCCCGCCACTGTGATACTGATTCTGCTCCGCAAAAAAACCATCTACACCACAAAGAGCTTCATTAATCTTTTGAACCTGCGCATCACTCTGACTTTTTATTTCCTTAATTTTACGCTCAAAAACACCTTCGCCCTCTGTTTTCAGGCTTTGAAGGGAAACTGTAATAGCTTTCTCAAAAACTTCACTGTATGACATTCGAAAAACATAGTGTCCAATCCATGTAAACACACGAGCAAACTTAGAGCGTAAAGTTAACTGTCCCTGAGCATCTGCGCTATACCGATATAAGTGCCCCGCCTCTTTTTCATCATACACTCGAATCAAATTAGTAATTGAGCTCTCTACTGTTGTTGACATAATGCTTCTCCTGCTTTAATTCATAGTCTATCTAAATTAAAACTAAATGTTAATAAAAAAGCACTATCACTAAATTCATTTTTCTTAATTTGGTCACCAAATTAAGGATTAACATGCTTCACTCATTTGTTGGTCGTAAAAAAGAGCTCCAAATGCTCAATGAGCTGTTTAAAAAGAAATCAGCAAGTCTTGTAGTGATACGTGGAAGACGTCGAATTGGAAAAAGTCGTTTAGCACAAGAATTTGCTAAAAAAACACTCCATTATGTTTTCTCTGGTCTACCACCAACTAGTGGCATAACATCCGCAGACCAAAAGGAAGAATATCTCTTGATATGATCCTAGAGGAACTCTCGCTTACAGAATGTAACGAATTTTGGAATGCAGAACAAGACCGCGTATCTGCAATCGATTTTAATGTCTTCTACGTGCACAATGAACTTACGACGTATATGCTTTAGACTGAGAGATATAAAGCCCTCTCCATACACCCAAAAGGATACAAATGATACCTATTATTTCCAAATAGGTTGGAAATACCTGTTCGAAGCCATAAACAAACAAGATACCAAAAACTGTCTCTAAGATAGCAATTTGGCCAGAGAGGGCTGCCGAAAGTTTTGCACTAGCAGAATTCCAAAGCGCATAGGCTATCCAAGAACATAAAACACCAAGAATAATAGAGCCTACAAGAAACTTAATTCCCATATCACTCGTAAACAAAAGCTCTTCCATATAGTCAGGGTCCATTGTAAAAACACGTACAGCCATACCGACAATAGTAAGACAAAGAGTTGCAACGCCAATGAGCGTTGTCCATTGCCACGGATTTACTTCTCTATTCTTTGCTAAAAAATTAGAGTTAAAAATAACGTACCAAGCCCATGCCACCAGAGCAACCAATCCAAATGCTATACCCTGTACGTACTCCCAAAATGTAAGCGCTTCGCTTTCTAATAAAAATGTCTGAATATTTACCAAATTCAGACCTAAGACAATCACTAAAGCAGGCACAAAATAACGCATCATCGATTGCTGTTTCCTACCACTAATAGCTACAATCACTAAAGGAGAAATTCCAACTAACAAAGCAATTACAGAAGGACTTGATAAGCGCATACCCATAACAAGGCTTATGAAATAGAGAAAGTTCATGACTAAAGCACAGAGAAAAGCTTGTTTCCAGTACTTAAACACTTGCCTTTGTCGGCTTACAACAACACTATAGAGAAGAAGAGCAAGCGATAAAGTTCCATAGCAAAAGTAGCGTCCAAGAACAATATCAAAGGTATTAATGCCCTCTAAAAGATAAGGGATTAAAAAAATTAGACCCCAAATTAGGCAAGCCAGTACGGAATAGATAATAGATTTAATAAACATTTATAAGCATGGGTTTTTTTAAGAAAAAAGACAAACAAGACGCAAGAGGAATATATACACAAACAGGTTCAAGAATTATTTGTGTATACACAAACAGGTTCAAGAATTATTTGTGTATACACAAATAAAGTAAAAACTTATGCGTATTACAGGGAATTGTTTTTTTTGATCGTTATCGACTTCCAAATTTATCTGGATTGCTTCATTGTACTATTTATGAATATTATTTAATAGCACTATTCTAGCCATAAAAAGCCTAGAACACACCTTTTACAAGGTGTGGGCCTAAAGCCCACACTATTTTTTTTCTAACGCATCGCGATTAGGCCGAGTAAACCTACAACAATTAAATATAACGCAACAATATAATTTAAAATTGTTGGAAAAATTAAAATAATAATACCGGCAATTAAAGAAACTATAGGGATTATAGCTGGATGGTTCATAAAAGGCTCCTTATTTTCAATTCACTTGTATATAACCTATCAATAATTTACTATGTATACTTTTATCCCATATTACAGCAACAAAAAAAATTATAACTTACTTTATGCCACCTATTTACCTAGATAACAACGCAACAACATCGCTTGACAAAGAAGTTTTACATGCGATGCTTGAAGACCTAGAAAATATACCTTTAAACCCCTCTAGCACGCATTTTTTCGGAAGAGAAGCAAAAGCAAAGCTTGCATTTGCAAGAGAGTCTGTAGCTCATTTTTTCAACGTATCACCATCTGAAGTCATTTTTACATCAGGTGGCACAGAAGCACTTAACCAAATCATTCGCGGTATCGACCTCAAAGGTGGTCATGTAATCACATCTAATGCGGAACATTCCGCCGTAAACAAAACCCTACAGAGCATCAAAGATATTGAAGTCACCCAATTACCAGTAGGTTCTTGGGGTGCTGTCCTTCCAGAAGATGTTCAACATGCTCTTCAACCCAATACAAAACTGATTGCACTAATTGGTGCAAATAACGAAACGGGTGTAAAAACAGATATCGAAGCAATTGGAATGATTGCTTCTGCCCGCAATATTCCTTTCATCGTAGATGCTGTCTCATGGATTGGCAAAGAGCCTTTTATAATGCATAAAGGAATTTTGGCTATTGCAGCAAGTGGGCATAAGTTTCATGGACCAAAGGGAAGTGGTTTTTTAATTCTACGAAAAAATCTAAAGTGCTCTCCTCTCATTACAGGAGGTTCTCAAGAATATGGAAAAAGAGGTGGAACGGAAAATCTTGCAGGGATACTTGGCATTGCAAAAGCACTTACATTACTACAAAACCAAGATAATATAACCAATTACACAAAAGCACTGAGAGATCATCTAGAAAAAGGTCTTCTTAATATAGAAGGCGTTAGCATTAATGGAGAGGGCCCTCGCATTTCAAACACAACTAATTTAGCTTTTCATGGTATTGATGCAGAAGCGCTACTTATCCACTTAGATTTATCTCAAATTGCAGCTAGCCATGGCTCTGCTTGCAATGCAGGAGCACTTGAACCCTCCAGGGTCCTTCTCAATATGGGACTTTCAAGAAAAGTTGTAAAAAGTTCCATTCGCTTCTCTCTTAGCAGAAACAACACAAAAGAGGAAATTGACACTGCTATTGAAATTATAAAAAACCTTGTATCTAAGTTAAGGTGTCTATCTTAAGGTACGCACTGAAACGGATTTAATACCAAGAAGAGAACTCTCCTCTACAGTAAGCTCAAAATTCTCTATGCGTACCTTGTCACCTTCTACTGGATGGTGCTCCAGGTGCCTGCTTATTAGCTCTTCAAGAGTTGTAGCTTCTCTACCCTCCAGGTGAGCCTTAAACTCTTTATTAAATTCAGCTATCGACATTTGCCCAGGAAACGTCTTATCAACTATTGCAAACAAGAGCTCACTTTCTTTTTCTTCATGAAAAATTTCGTCCAAAATATCATCTAAAGTAATTAGTCCTTGTGCTTTTCCTTTTTCATCTAACACGATTGCAGCATTTTGCCCGTTGCGACGAAACTGATTGAGAATTTCTGTTACAGTTGTCTCCTCTGTAATAAACCACGGAGGCCTTGCAAACTCTCTTACATTTTTATTATCAGGGATACGAACTAGGTCCCTAGGAGAAGTAATCGCAACTACATTAGCAGGATTTCTGTGATAAATCGGAATATTCGAATGAGGCGTCTCTTTTAAAATCAAACGAAGATCTCCTACACTACAAGTATTTGGCACCATTTTTAATTCAACAAGCGGTACCATCACCTGTTTTGCTATCTTTGTTCTAAGATGAAAAATATTTCCAACAATGACATTAAACTCCTCTTTTTCAGCAGTGATAGATGTTGTATCATCTTGTTCTTCAACGATTTTTTGGAGCTCTTCGCGGCTTAAAATACTCCCAAGCTCCTCTTGGTGGCTATGAAACAACTTATTCATTGCCTTTACTGACAAGCTAAAAAGCCAAATTACTGGAGCCATTACTTTAGATGCTCCATAAATGACAGGAACTTGTAACATAGAAGCATGTTCTGCATAGCGCCTTCCAGCAAAAAGGGGGGCAAGCTCTGCAATCACAACAACTAATACAAACTGTGAAACAAAAGCAAAATCAGGATTTAGTCCAGCAGCAACGTAAAACTGTCTTGAACACTCTGAGCCTACCTGGAGAGCAATATTTACACCCAGCAAAACAGTTCCAAATAAACGAGAGGGATTTTGTAGCAATTCATTAATCCACTCAGCTCTCTTTATTTTTTTATTTACATAGTAATGTAAGCGTACCTTATTAAAAGAGATAATAGCAATCTCTCCCATAGCAAAAAAGCCTTCAGCTAGAATACAAAGCATTGTCAAAATAAACCAAAATAGTGCGCTACGCTCCATGATAAGCCCCACTCTTTGCCAGCTTATGAGCATGCAATTTTCGAATATAAACACGTCTTACCCTGGTTGGATCTGCCGCCAAAACTTTAAATAAAAAGCCTGAAGACTCATATTGCGTTCCAGCTTTTGGGATATCTCCTAGCTGCTCTGTAAGCCATCCTCCTATCGTTACCTGGTTCACAGGGCTTTCTAGCTTCACATTGAATATTTCTTCAAACTCCATAAGTTCCAATTTACCGCTAGCAATAACAACATTCTCTCCAGAGCGTGTATAAAGCCTTTTTTCATCCCTTCTATCTGCAATATCCCCTACAACTGTCTCAACTAAATCCTCATGAGTAATTAAGCCACTAAATAGGCCATATTCATTTACAACAATTGCAAGAGACTCCCTTCTTTGAGAAAACTGTTTAAGTAAAAAGCGTGCTTTTGTCATTTCTGGCACAAAAAAAGGCTGTTTTAAAAAGGATACAAGATCTGAAGAAGTGTGTATCTTATCTCTATTAAGAAAAAAGTCCCTTGCAGAAATAACGCCTTTAATATCATCAACATTTGTTAAGCAAACCGGAATACGAGAACAAGCCTCTTCAACAAAAAGGTGCGTAAGCCTTGAAATCTGCTCATCCAAATGGTAGATCAACACTTCGTCTCTTGGACGCATAAGTTCTTTAACTGTAGCTTCTTGTAGTATTAAATACCCATCAATTAAATGAGCCTCTTCTTTCGATAAAATCCCATGAATTTGTGATGTCTTCAGCACATGGTGTAGTTCCTCTTCCGAAATCTCTTTCTCTTTTTTCAAAAAGAAAAAAAGTGCTGCAGACACATATGTTGTTATGACAGTAAGAAAATCTCTAATTGGCTCTACAATTTTTTCAATTCGAAAAATAGTTGGAGCTACAAGGAAAGCAACTTTTGACTTATGTGCAAAAGCCAATGATTTAGGAATAATTTCTCCAATAATAAGCGTTAAAAGCAAGGGCACACCTACTCTTAAAGCCCATGTAGAGTACATTCCAAAAAGACTGGATGCAAAATTCTGCACAAGAAGATTAACTAAAGTATCCAGCATAAAAAGAGTGACAAGAAGGTTTCTTGGCCTTGAAACTAGGCGTGCAATAAGAAGCTTTCTTTCATCTTTACTCTGTCCAAACAATTTAACCTGCATCGAGGAAAGGGAGAGCAAAGCTGTCTGAGATGCTGAAAAAAAGCCAGAAAGAAGACACAAAACTAATATAATAACAACAATAAGGACCGTCATGAACTTTCCAAAGAAGGTTCAAAAAACACTTTAGTCTGCCCTTCGGCAACCAAACCGAGCTTTCTCATTAACGTCATTTCGATCCAATCATGATCACTTTGACTATTAATACGCTGTTGTAGGTCTTTTTGTAAAGTAAGAGCCAACTCTTTCTCTTCGGTAAGTTCGTAAAGCTTTTGCAAAAGCAAACTTTCATCATTTTTTAAACGTGTATAATTTGGCTCATAAATCAAACTACAAGTGATCACAGCCAAAACCATCCACAAAAAGTAATTAATGATTAAGCGGCTCTTTTTTGCAGGCACAGAGGGCTTGTTTCTTACCTTTTGGTAAACCCAACGAAAAAAGCTCTTTTCCAATACCAAGTTCCTCTTCTATATATATACACAAACAAGTTCAAAAATTGTTTGTGTATATATTACAAGTTAATGTGCACTTGCAAAGCTTGTTGATTTTCCAGCTGGCTGCACAGTTGGCATCATAACAACTTCAGTTCCAGGGAAAAATTTCTCTAAAACAGTAATTGCATCTTGGCCATGTTCAGACAAACGATTTGCACTATACAAACAAAGCCCAACACCATGACCTTTTCCAAAACCTGTAAATGTCACAATATTTCCTTGGATATCCACAGCAAAGTCATTGCTCTTTATTTTATCTTCTCCGACAAGCTTTTGCAGAGCAACAAAGTCCATTTCCTTACTATCAGCTCCATTTTGAAAACGCACTGCATATACCTTACCAGAAACATTGTCTTTATAAAGAGAAACTTTAGAAAGTGTCTTAAATCCAACTACTTTTGCCATATCTTCTTTTTTAACAAGATAAGACCAAGAAGATCCTTCTCTATCACTTTCAGCAACAGAAGAGACCACACTTTCTTTAGGACCAGAAATAGGTTTTCTAAATACTATACTTCCTGAAGCTGTCTTTCCAGCGCAATGTGCAGACCATGTCGCAGGAAATAATCCAAGATATGCAGGGCTATCCTTCATGCGCATTACAAGATATCTAGTGGCATTAATTGCATGATCAACCTCTTTATTTCTTTTTCCATCGTATCCACGATAACATGCTTGGTGAGCATCAATTTGCCAAAATGCTTTATCAAAGCGTACAGATTGGTAATAGATATCCGTTCTGGCTGCAATAACGAGGGCTGCCATTGCCTCTTCATTTAAGTTTTCACTCACGCTTGAAGGCAATACTGTCGCTAAATAATCTTCAATTTTAACTTGGTTTACAATGTTGATCGTATTACCGACTTGAAATACAAAAATAGAACCAGGATATGCTGTCCCATCTACCATGATACGAGTTTTAGCACTTGCTGGAACAATTGCAAACTGATAGACACCAGGAAACTCTTCTCCCCACTTTAAGCCGTTAGTTGTTGGGTGGACAGGATATTTTTTCCCAAAAAGCCCATAACCAGAAACAGTACAATCTTCTGGGTTAAAAACACGATAAGCTCCATCAACTTCTATGGTAGTACAATTTAGATCTTTTGCTATAAGTACTTTTACAGTCGGATAAGAGGGATAAAGTTTATAATTGGCAGGCAACGTATCATTTGGCCCTGGAGCTGGTACTTTTCCAGCAAATAGTGAAAATGTAGTAAGTGTCGTAACACAAAGTAACATGAGGGTTTTTTTAAACATCAATCTTCTCCTCGATTATATTTTCTATTCATATGTTGATACGCTAACAACGTAGCTTCACGTCCCCTTTGAGTACGTTTAAGAAGCCCTTGCAATATTAGATATGGCTCATACACTTCTTCTAACGTATGAGCTTCTTCTCCAAGAGCAACAGCAAGCGTTCCAACACCCACTGGCCCTCCATCATAGTGATCAATAAGGACTTCTAAAAATTTCAAGTCCATCTCATCCAATCCTCTTTCATCTATAGCAAGCATTAACAGGGCTTTCTGAACCACTTCTTTATTTATGCAATTATTCGTTTTCATCTGAGAATAATCTCTAAGCCATCGTAATAAATTATTTGCTATACGCGGTGTTCCTCGAGAACGCCTTGCTATCTCCAAAGAGGATTCATCATCCATTTTTATGTTTAAAATACTTGCAGAACGAGTAATGATTTTTTGCAAAACAGCAGGCTCATAATAGTTAAGTCGGCAAGAAGATACAAAACGAGATCGTAATGGTGCTGTAAGCAATCCCATTCTTGTTGTTGCACCAACTAATGTGAACGGATTCAGCTTTACTTGTACACTTCTTGCAGAAGGACCACTATCTATCATAAGGTCTAAAGTAAAATCTTCCATTGCTGGATACAGATACTCTTCAATGGTCCGATTTAATCTGTGGATCTCATCAATAAATAATACATCCCCTGTTTTCAAACTCGTCAAAAGCCCTGCTAAGTCTCCTGCCTTTTCAATAACAGGCCCAGAAGTTACCACAAGCTTTGCATCCATCGATTTTGCTATAATATGCGCAAGCGTAGTCTTACCAAGGCCAGGAGGCCCGCTGAA
This genomic interval carries:
- a CDS encoding AAA family ATPase gives rise to the protein MLHSFVGRKKELQMLNELFKKKSASLVVIRGRRRIGKSRLAQEFAKKTLHYVFSGLPPTSGITSADQKEEYLLI
- a CDS encoding glucose 1-dehydrogenase, whose translation is MKAIALLPGTKDLSIVDVPEPMIQKPDELKVKILKVGICGTDREEASGGRADAPPGEKKLIIGHEMFGKVVEIGAQVKNFKVDDFVIITVRRGCDQCPACLSFRSDMCTTGNYTERGIKGRHGFQSEFVVDQEMYAIKASPQIQNIGVLAEPMSVVQKAIEEACIIQAARLPYIKDKTKWLNGKKVLVAGLGPIGLLAAITLALRGATVLGLDVVDTNSPRVKILQAIGGTYYNDKQVDPIAFQKDHHHIDLILDGAGIAKLDFDLLEMLGINGVFVLTGVPGDQRLINVDGADLMRKLVLKNQVMVGSVNESIHHFQKGIEDLETASKKWPGVVDKLITQKYPYQQFANALSHHSADEIKVVIEW
- a CDS encoding DUF3096 domain-containing protein — encoded protein: MNHPAIIPIVSLIAGIIILIFPTILNYIVALYLIVVGLLGLIAMR
- a CDS encoding DMT family transporter, which codes for MFIKSIIYSVLACLIWGLIFLIPYLLEGINTFDIVLGRYFCYGTLSLALLLYSVVVSRQRQVFKYWKQAFLCALVMNFLYFISLVMGMRLSSPSVIALLVGISPLVIVAISGRKQQSMMRYFVPALVIVLGLNLVNIQTFLLESEALTFWEYVQGIAFGLVALVAWAWYVIFNSNFLAKNREVNPWQWTTLIGVATLCLTIVGMAVRVFTMDPDYMEELLFTSDMGIKFLVGSIILGVLCSWIAYALWNSASAKLSAALSGQIAILETVFGILFVYGFEQVFPTYLEIIGIICILLGVWRGLYISQSKAYTS
- a CDS encoding GMC family oxidoreductase; translation: MEKYDVIIIGSGAGGGTLAHALSKSGKKVLILERGEYLRREKENWEPRAVFLENRYHTKEHWYDKEGKAFSPGMNYYVGGNTKMYGAALLRLRRNDFEEVKHYGGVSPAWPLKYDTFKPYYLEAEKLYTVHGLRGEDPLEPEEGSPYPYAAISHEPYIQKIADKLKALKLNPFHLPLGLRLNEQDTEKSACIRCDTCDGFACLVDAKSDAHISCIRPALATGNVTLITSAKVQKLIPDATGSTIKEVEVLRNNKIEKYTAPLFVVSCGAVNSAALFLRSTHPKHPNGLANGSDLVGRHYMFHNNSVMIAISKEVNPTKYEKTLAVNDFYYRAEDSELPLGHIQLLGNVKKEMLQEEAPAFAPGVALEFLADHSVGWWLTSEDLPDKNNRVSLNKNGEIILSYTPNNLEAHERLLAKLKTLLHQIGPHTHIFPNKIYLSQQIPIAGCAHQAGTLRFGEDPKTSVLDLNCKAHGIDNLFAVDSSFFPSIGAVNPTLTIVANALRVAEVIKKL
- a CDS encoding cysteine desulfurase family protein; translated protein: MPPIYLDNNATTSLDKEVLHAMLEDLENIPLNPSSTHFFGREAKAKLAFARESVAHFFNVSPSEVIFTSGGTEALNQIIRGIDLKGGHVITSNAEHSAVNKTLQSIKDIEVTQLPVGSWGAVLPEDVQHALQPNTKLIALIGANNETGVKTDIEAIGMIASARNIPFIVDAVSWIGKEPFIMHKGILAIAASGHKFHGPKGSGFLILRKNLKCSPLITGGSQEYGKRGGTENLAGILGIAKALTLLQNQDNITNYTKALRDHLEKGLLNIEGVSINGEGPRISNTTNLAFHGIDAEALLIHLDLSQIAASHGSACNAGALEPSRVLLNMGLSRKVVKSSIRFSLSRNNTKEEIDTAIEIIKNLVSKLRCLS